A stretch of the Thiomicrorhabdus indica genome encodes the following:
- a CDS encoding ABC transporter ATP-binding protein has protein sequence MSHPFLEIENLKKSYPGKEKGQEFVVFEGANFTIDKGEFVCVIGHSGCGKSTILNILAGLDEASDGFVFMNGKEISGPSLERGVVFQNYSLLPWKTALQNVAFGVKARWPEWSKEKVIEHSLKYLELVGLKDAEHRKPSQLSGGMRQRVSIARAFATQPQLLLMDEPFGALDALTRGVIQEELIKIWGETKQTVFMITHDVDEAILLSDRILLMTNGPHARVAESVNVTIDRPRKRSDIVHHEDYYKIRNHLVDFLVNRSNEDKTVALKPSDQSPLEVNLAS, from the coding sequence ATGAGTCATCCGTTTCTCGAAATTGAAAATTTAAAAAAGAGTTATCCGGGCAAAGAAAAAGGCCAAGAGTTTGTAGTTTTTGAAGGCGCGAATTTTACAATTGATAAAGGAGAGTTTGTTTGCGTCATTGGCCACTCTGGGTGTGGTAAATCAACGATTTTGAATATACTTGCTGGATTAGATGAAGCCTCTGACGGGTTTGTCTTTATGAATGGTAAAGAGATTTCTGGTCCAAGCCTAGAGCGGGGTGTAGTCTTCCAGAATTACAGTTTGTTACCTTGGAAAACGGCCTTACAAAATGTTGCTTTCGGGGTTAAGGCTCGCTGGCCAGAGTGGAGTAAGGAAAAAGTCATTGAGCATAGTTTGAAGTATCTGGAGCTAGTCGGATTGAAAGATGCTGAGCATCGAAAGCCGTCTCAGCTTTCGGGTGGTATGCGGCAAAGGGTGAGTATTGCACGTGCTTTTGCCACTCAGCCACAGCTTTTGTTAATGGATGAGCCTTTCGGTGCATTGGATGCATTGACTCGTGGCGTGATTCAAGAAGAGTTAATCAAGATTTGGGGGGAAACTAAACAGACCGTGTTTATGATTACCCATGATGTTGATGAAGCGATACTGCTTTCAGATCGCATCTTATTAATGACGAATGGTCCACATGCTCGAGTTGCCGAGTCGGTCAATGTTACCATTGATCGGCCACGTAAGCGTAGTGATATTGTTCACCACGAGGATTACTACAAGATTCGTAACCATCTGGTTGATTTTTTGGTGAACCGCTCGAATGAGGATAAAACGGTGGCTTTGAAACCAAGCGATCAATCGCCTTTAGAGGTCAATTTAGCCAGTTGA
- the ntrB gene encoding nitrate ABC transporter permease — MLNSLRVKSTLLSIILLVLLLGIWEGANQPPSDTKPLTEYELLMGGASQEARVPPPSDVIALGWEELSNPFYDAGPNDKGIGIQLGYSIYRVLVGFFLAALIAIPVGFLIGMSPLMYNALNPFIQVLRPISPLAWMPLALFIIKDSEVSAIFVIFICSIWPMLINTAFGVANVRKDWINVARTHQLTPIQTALQVILPAAAPTILTGMRISIGIAWLVIVAAEMLVGGTGIGYYVWNEWNNLDLSSVIFSIFMIGVIGMILDLLLAYAARWVEYQE; from the coding sequence ATGTTGAATTCACTTAGAGTTAAGTCAACGCTGCTTTCCATCATTCTTCTAGTTTTGTTATTGGGGATTTGGGAAGGCGCGAATCAACCGCCTTCTGATACTAAACCACTAACAGAATATGAATTGTTGATGGGGGGTGCCTCTCAGGAAGCGCGTGTACCGCCGCCTTCTGATGTGATTGCTTTGGGCTGGGAAGAGCTGAGTAATCCTTTTTACGATGCTGGGCCGAATGACAAGGGGATTGGCATTCAGCTTGGTTATTCGATTTATCGAGTCTTGGTCGGCTTTTTTCTAGCCGCATTGATTGCGATTCCAGTCGGTTTTTTGATTGGTATGTCGCCGTTAATGTACAACGCTCTGAATCCGTTTATTCAGGTGTTGCGACCAATTTCACCGTTGGCTTGGATGCCTTTGGCTCTCTTTATCATTAAAGATTCAGAGGTTTCGGCGATTTTCGTTATTTTTATCTGCTCAATTTGGCCGATGTTAATTAATACGGCATTTGGTGTCGCCAATGTTCGCAAGGATTGGATTAATGTTGCTCGAACGCATCAGTTGACGCCTATTCAAACTGCTTTGCAAGTCATTCTGCCAGCGGCTGCGCCGACTATCTTGACTGGCATGCGTATTTCCATTGGTATTGCGTGGTTAGTGATTGTTGCGGCAGAAATGTTAGTAGGGGGGACCGGAATTGGTTATTACGTCTGGAATGAATGGAACAATTTAGATCTGTCGAGTGTTATTTTCTCAATTTTCATGATTGGGGTTATCGGCATGATTCTGGATTTATTACTGGCTTATGCGGCACGCTGGGTCGAGTATCAAGAATAA
- a CDS encoding CmpA/NrtA family ABC transporter substrate-binding protein, with product MSFKSLSDPFDASKSLLHKSDCDCPMCLLEKNQPHLSARDKQESIEQTLQQKLDQQSEPHSKKIISPAEAALQSQEEIIDRAVESAVVRSVFGHNDMSRRSFLSMIGAGTTAAVLGSVFPMEEAKAAIKETMGLGPLEKKKLNIGFVPITCATPIIMAHPMGFYEKNGLDVDVIKTAGWAVARDKSLAKEYDASHMLTPMPLAMSMGAGSTAKPFIMPTVENINGQAIVLHNDHKDKRDPKDWKGFKFGVPFEYSMHNFLLRYYVAEHGLDPDKDIQIRVVPPPEMVANLRAGNLDGYLSPDPFNQRAVWEKVGFIHTLTKDIWEGHPCCAFACSKEFAVQNPNTYGALLRSIIDATEYSAKSENRKEIAEAISPKNYLNQPVPVVQQVLTGRYADGLGSVMDVPDRIDFDPFPWHSMGVWILTQMKRWGYIKGDIDYQKIAEEVYTAAETGRVMKELGYEPPAKTYENYTIMGKEFDYTKPEAYVESFAIKRT from the coding sequence ATGTCATTTAAAAGTCTTAGTGATCCATTCGATGCCAGTAAAAGCTTGCTCCATAAATCTGATTGTGACTGCCCGATGTGTCTGCTGGAAAAAAATCAGCCACATTTGAGCGCACGTGATAAGCAAGAGTCCATAGAGCAAACACTACAACAAAAATTAGACCAACAAAGCGAACCGCACTCGAAAAAAATCATTTCACCTGCTGAGGCAGCACTACAGAGCCAAGAGGAGATCATTGATCGTGCGGTTGAAAGTGCGGTGGTGCGTTCGGTATTTGGCCACAATGATATGAGTCGACGATCGTTTTTGAGCATGATTGGTGCAGGTACAACTGCTGCAGTGTTGGGATCGGTTTTCCCTATGGAAGAGGCTAAAGCCGCCATTAAGGAAACGATGGGGTTAGGGCCTTTGGAAAAGAAAAAACTGAATATTGGTTTTGTACCGATTACCTGTGCGACACCCATTATTATGGCTCACCCAATGGGATTTTATGAGAAAAACGGTTTAGATGTTGATGTAATTAAAACCGCAGGTTGGGCGGTGGCACGTGATAAGTCTTTAGCTAAAGAGTATGACGCATCACACATGTTGACACCGATGCCGCTGGCAATGTCAATGGGAGCGGGTTCAACCGCTAAGCCCTTCATTATGCCAACAGTCGAAAACATCAATGGTCAGGCAATCGTTCTTCATAATGATCACAAAGATAAGCGTGATCCAAAAGATTGGAAAGGCTTTAAATTCGGTGTGCCGTTCGAGTATTCCATGCATAACTTCCTGCTTCGTTATTATGTTGCTGAACATGGCTTAGACCCAGATAAGGATATTCAAATTCGAGTTGTGCCACCCCCTGAAATGGTAGCGAATCTACGTGCCGGTAACTTAGACGGTTATTTGTCTCCTGACCCATTCAATCAACGAGCAGTTTGGGAAAAAGTTGGTTTTATTCATACCCTGACTAAAGATATTTGGGAAGGTCATCCTTGTTGTGCTTTCGCATGTTCGAAAGAGTTTGCGGTTCAAAATCCAAATACCTATGGTGCACTGCTTCGTTCGATTATTGATGCTACCGAGTATTCAGCCAAGTCGGAAAACCGTAAAGAGATTGCCGAAGCTATTTCTCCAAAAAACTATCTGAACCAGCCTGTGCCGGTTGTACAACAAGTTTTGACTGGTCGTTATGCGGATGGACTTGGCAGCGTTATGGATGTTCCGGATCGTATTGACTTTGACCCGTTCCCTTGGCATTCAATGGGTGTGTGGATTCTGACGCAGATGAAACGTTGGGGCTACATCAAAGGTGATATTGATTATCAGAAGATTGCTGAGGAGGTTTATACCGCGGCAGAGACGGGTCGTGTCATGAAGGAACTTGGCTATGAACCGCCAGCGAAAACCTATGAAAACTATACGATTATGGGCAAAGAGTTTGATTACACGAAGCCAGAAGCTTACGTTGAAAGTTTTGCAATCAAGCGCACTTGA
- a CDS encoding sigma 54-interacting transcriptional regulator, which yields MKDSEALLFSHSPEAIVVIDTINGQILHINQKACELLQIDKKKHSVANTDIKNLFVKSWSNFVTFTEEVLHKGEAWSHELILKTATENIKVRASGKRVPNKPQIVVLEFIPLRQLNWQQSISEIDYLQRQGLAHWQKIQIFFREFEQTNSLILNAVGEGIYGVDTKGMTTFINPKAEAILGWEASELIGQRMHELIHHSHQDGSHYHTKECHIYSAFHDGKTKRVTDEYFWHKDGSSIPVEYTSTPIFENDQILGAVIVFRDISERKQSQEAMQNALNEIKQLKKKLEQENQYLIESYKQEHHFNKIIGKSTAINKIIHQIEMVGSTNANVLITGESGTGKELIAQAIHECSDRRERTLIRVNCASIPKDLFESEFFGHTKGAFTGAINDRVGRFELADGGTLFLDEVGEIPIELQSKLLRVLQEQQFERIGDTKTRNVDVRIIAATNRNLEDEIKNKRFREDLYFRLNVFPIESPPLRERLEDVPILAKHFLTRLCQKHNKPQLQLKIKHIQALQAYHWPGNIRELVHVIERAVITSEGQLCLELNSYRQNGFEETDRQINDESKVILSYPELKNLERQNVINALKLSGGKIFGESSASKILQINPTTLNSKLKKLKINKYEFKDGSEFSNT from the coding sequence ATGAAAGACTCAGAAGCTTTATTGTTTTCCCATAGCCCCGAAGCAATAGTTGTTATCGATACGATTAATGGCCAAATTCTGCACATCAATCAAAAAGCCTGTGAACTTTTACAAATAGACAAAAAGAAACATTCTGTTGCAAACACAGACATTAAGAATTTATTTGTAAAAAGTTGGTCAAACTTTGTCACATTCACAGAAGAGGTTTTGCACAAAGGCGAGGCTTGGAGCCATGAGTTAATTCTGAAAACTGCAACCGAAAACATTAAAGTTCGCGCTTCAGGGAAACGAGTACCGAATAAACCACAAATAGTTGTCTTAGAGTTCATACCCCTTAGACAACTAAATTGGCAACAATCGATCAGTGAAATCGATTATTTACAGCGCCAAGGTTTAGCTCACTGGCAAAAAATCCAAATCTTCTTTCGTGAATTTGAACAAACCAATAGTTTAATCTTGAATGCCGTGGGTGAAGGCATATATGGCGTAGATACTAAAGGTATGACAACCTTTATAAACCCTAAAGCTGAGGCGATTCTTGGATGGGAGGCCAGTGAACTCATTGGTCAAAGAATGCATGAACTCATTCATCACAGCCATCAAGACGGGAGCCATTACCACACGAAAGAATGTCACATCTATTCGGCATTTCATGATGGGAAAACCAAACGCGTGACAGATGAGTACTTCTGGCATAAAGATGGATCATCTATTCCCGTTGAATATACAAGCACACCTATTTTTGAGAATGACCAAATTCTTGGAGCAGTTATAGTCTTTCGCGATATTAGCGAACGAAAGCAGTCACAGGAAGCTATGCAAAACGCACTGAACGAGATTAAACAACTTAAGAAAAAACTGGAACAAGAAAACCAATATCTTATCGAGAGTTACAAACAAGAACACCACTTCAATAAAATTATTGGTAAAAGCACAGCCATTAATAAAATCATCCACCAAATAGAAATGGTCGGCTCTACCAATGCGAATGTATTAATAACCGGTGAATCTGGAACCGGCAAAGAACTCATCGCTCAGGCAATTCATGAATGCAGTGACAGAAGAGAGCGAACATTAATCCGTGTGAATTGCGCATCCATTCCTAAAGACCTTTTTGAAAGTGAATTCTTTGGCCACACGAAAGGCGCATTTACGGGTGCGATTAACGATAGAGTTGGAAGGTTTGAATTAGCAGATGGCGGCACCCTATTTTTGGATGAAGTTGGAGAAATCCCAATCGAACTCCAAAGCAAGTTGCTTCGTGTTTTACAAGAACAGCAATTTGAACGAATTGGTGATACAAAAACTCGTAACGTTGACGTGCGAATTATCGCCGCAACCAACCGAAACTTAGAAGATGAAATCAAGAATAAACGTTTTCGTGAAGATCTATATTTCCGATTAAATGTCTTTCCAATTGAGTCACCACCTCTGCGTGAACGCCTTGAAGATGTCCCAATACTTGCAAAACATTTTTTAACCCGATTATGTCAAAAACATAATAAACCACAGCTACAACTAAAGATTAAACACATACAAGCATTGCAAGCTTATCATTGGCCAGGGAATATAAGAGAGCTAGTCCATGTCATAGAACGAGCAGTCATCACCTCAGAAGGTCAACTTTGCTTGGAACTCAACAGTTATAGGCAGAATGGCTTTGAAGAAACAGACAGACAAATTAATGATGAGTCAAAAGTAATACTTAGCTATCCCGAGTTAAAAAATCTAGAACGCCAAAACGTGATTAACGCACTCAAACTCTCAGGAGGAAAAATTTTCGGTGAATCCAGCGCCAGTAAAATACTTCAAATCAACCCAACGACACTTAATTCTAAATTGAAAAAATTGAAGATTAATAAATACGAGTTCAAAGACGGCTCTGAATTTAGCAATACCTAA
- a CDS encoding DUF2202 domain-containing protein has product MQIKKRFELAVLTTAIALSLSGCGGSSTTDSINPMDTLTTSEQAYEITIERGPVLYAHVIDSSGIKATPVQDENGKPTNRYRFNLTPNYPISTSGGYIDLDTSGNLSAGDLKMGDLRLQTYNGSTLTIASTLADKQLDVLASLGFNYEQLTSKTPSTDLMIAALSDEVFAYALRNQITDLSQIDLNLIRDQIATRISLYQSSGLSAIEQEQNLIDELAAESIVKPIDAITAETLIADGSLDITQQGFTEMTIVPETQELIAFSWNEEKMAKELYLNMYNDLLARGVEIKSLYNVATNSETKHQETMQNLAEKYDLDLITFANSDASSVIYGYDAVALAAVENAEFILPEVQSLYDGLWAHYQEGNATAISALEAACMVEVVDVNDLNTSIDEANALGAYELEAALESLRSGSYNHYWAFDGALIAQGIQQGCGILGAEYDQDYPQVTKGNGQGN; this is encoded by the coding sequence ATGCAAATAAAAAAACGTTTTGAATTGGCTGTTTTAACTACAGCAATTGCACTTTCTTTAAGTGGCTGCGGAGGCTCTTCAACCACTGACTCCATAAATCCGATGGATACTCTAACAACTTCTGAACAAGCCTATGAAATCACAATAGAGCGTGGGCCAGTGCTTTATGCACATGTTATTGACTCATCCGGAATAAAAGCTACCCCTGTTCAAGATGAGAATGGAAAACCAACGAATCGCTATCGGTTCAATCTGACGCCAAACTATCCAATCTCAACTTCCGGTGGTTATATTGACTTAGATACATCTGGAAACTTAAGCGCAGGCGATTTAAAAATGGGAGATCTTCGACTGCAAACATACAATGGCTCAACATTAACCATTGCCAGCACCCTAGCGGATAAACAATTAGATGTGCTTGCGTCTTTAGGATTTAATTACGAACAGCTTACTTCCAAAACACCTTCTACAGACTTAATGATTGCCGCGTTAAGTGATGAAGTGTTTGCCTACGCACTTCGGAATCAAATCACCGACTTATCGCAAATTGATTTGAATCTAATTCGAGATCAAATTGCCACACGCATCAGTCTCTATCAAAGCTCAGGATTATCCGCTATTGAGCAAGAACAAAACTTGATTGATGAGTTGGCTGCAGAATCTATTGTGAAACCAATTGATGCCATAACTGCTGAGACTTTAATCGCTGATGGTAGCTTGGATATTACGCAACAAGGTTTTACTGAAATGACGATTGTTCCTGAGACTCAAGAACTGATTGCCTTCTCATGGAATGAAGAAAAAATGGCCAAGGAATTATACTTAAATATGTATAACGACTTGTTAGCTCGTGGTGTAGAAATCAAATCACTTTACAATGTGGCAACAAATTCTGAAACTAAGCACCAAGAAACAATGCAAAATTTGGCCGAAAAATACGATTTAGATTTAATTACGTTTGCCAATTCTGATGCATCAAGTGTGATCTATGGATATGATGCCGTAGCACTAGCTGCCGTTGAAAACGCCGAATTTATATTGCCCGAAGTGCAAAGCCTGTATGACGGTTTGTGGGCGCACTATCAAGAAGGTAATGCGACCGCAATCAGTGCACTTGAAGCAGCTTGCATGGTCGAAGTGGTCGATGTAAATGACCTGAATACCAGCATTGATGAAGCGAATGCATTGGGTGCTTATGAACTGGAGGCTGCTCTTGAGAGCTTACGCTCAGGAAGCTATAACCATTATTGGGCTTTTGATGGTGCTCTTATTGCGCAAGGCATTCAACAAGGCTGTGGTATTTTAGGTGCTGAGTATGATCAAGATTATCCTCAAGTGACCAAGGGTAATGGTCAAGGGAATTAA